The region CGTCGGGGCGCTGTCAGATAAGATCGGTCGTCGATCTTCGATGATGATCTTTGGTGCGGGGGCAGCGATCTGTACCGTACCGATCCTGATGATGCTGCAAAATGTGCAGAGCAGTTGGGCTGCATTTGCGCTGATTATGCTGGCGCTGATTATCACCAGTTTCTATACCGCTATCAGCGGCATTCTAAAAGCGGAAATGTTCCCACCAGAAGTGCGCGCGCTTGGCGTTGGCTTATCTTATGCGGTGGCTAATGCGATCTTTGGTGGTTCGGCCGAGTATGTCGCTTTACTGCTGAAGAAAGAGGGGATTGAAACCAGTTTCTTCTGGTATGTGTCGGCGATGGGGGCATTGGCCTTCGTTATTTCCCTGATGCTCCATCGCAAAGGGAAGGGCATTACACTGTGATTATTGACTTAAATTCCACAAGGCAACGCCAGTGGCCGCTCCCGCCACGTCATAGCTAAGATCTTTCCAACTCCAGCCGCTCCCCGAAGAGCGGCTGTCATATAACTCTTTTCCTACGCCAAAACTCAGCGAGAACAAAAAGCCAAAACGTAAATTTTGTCCACGGCTTTGATGCTGGTGTTGGGAGATTTCGCTGCCGGCAGCGGCTAGCACGGCAGAAGAGAAGAAGTGTTCGGCTTTGTCTTTACCGGTCCAGTTATCTTGTGCCACATGCGCACATCCACTACAAAGTAAAACTACGCAGAGGATGAGCGCACGCATCGGCTAGAGTAAGCGACTGATAAGACGGTCAATACGGATACGGCGTAGACGACGGATTAGCTTACGTACTTTCGCCGGATAGTCAGAAATACTCTCTAATTCGCGGAAGTGCTGAACCGTCGTGGTATGTTCACGAATCAACGCCAGCTCTTTCTCGCGCTGTTCTGCCAGCTCATTCTTAGGATCGTGGATCAGCACCGCATTTTCCAAATCCAGTCGCCAGGCGCGCGGATTAAGGTTATTGCCGGTAATCATCATCCACTCGTCATCCACCCAAATACCTTTCAGGTGATAACTGTTTTCGCCATCTTTCCACAGACGCACGGTCAACTGGCCGTTATTGACGTAATACTGCAAACGGCTCAGAAAGCGTCGCAGGTTGATCTCATACAAATAGGGCAGTGCGCCGATGATTTTAAACGGCTGCTCAGGCGGGATGTAGAAATCATTGGCAGTTTTATCGCCCACGATGATCTCCACCTCTTTACCCTGACGCAGCAGATGAATCAGATTACGCACCAGGATCGCAGGCAGGTTGAAGTAAGGCGTGCACAGCGTAAGTTTACGCTCGGCGCACGGCATCAAATGGAAGATGGTTTTATTGAGCAGACTGCGTTTGCCAAGGCCCACCAGCGGCGTGACCGCCAGTGACTCATTGTCAGCATTCCCCGCGAACTGGTAATTAAAACTGCGCAAATCCTGGCGGAACTGGCGTGTTTCGTTCTTAATTTCAGGGCTGGATGGACGCTCAGTCTGGTCAAGGCGATTAACCGCATCGGACTGCTTGAGATTTTCGCAAATCCACGCGTACATGGTGTCCGCCAATTGTGGATTACGGATTAACTGATAGCGATCATAGCGATATTTATCATGCTGATGCAGATAAACATCATTCAGGCTGGCGCCGCTGTACAGCAAGGTGTCATCAATGATGAAGCCTTTCAAATGCAGTACGCCAAGTGCTTCACGCGTGTTAACGGGAATGCCATACACTGGAATAGCGATATCGGGATGCTGTGCTGCCATCTCGCAGTACCAGTCCGCGTTGGTCAGTCCACGAGCGGCGCCAATTCGGCCACGCTGCGCGCGATGCCAATCCACCAGAATACTGATATCCAGCTCCGGACGTGCCTGACGCGCAGCATAGAGCGCCTGCATGATGCCACGCCCGCCGTCGTCGTTCTCGAGATAGAGCGCGGCGATACAGATGCGTTTTTCAGCCGCAGCGATTTTCGTCAGCAGGGTCTCACGGAACTCGGCAGGCGAGTAAAGCGTGGTCACATCCGACACGGATTGTGACAGTTTAGGCAGCTGTGCGAGGTGTTGTTGGTGTTTATTACGTTTAAATTTAGACAACATCACAGTGCACTTCTTCTCTGTTCATTGCATGGCCTTTTGCCATCAAATCATGATCCTAACGGTAAATAATAACACCAACCGGCCTGATAAGGAGGATTTTTACCTTTCTGTACAGGATATCATCACGCCTCACCGAGCGGTAAATTCAGGCTGACAATGCCATCATCCAATTGAATATTAACACGAAAATTCAGTTTTCGTGCCAGCGTAATCATGCCGGTGTTGTGTGGCATGGTGATACCGTTCAATTGTTGCAGACCATGATCGCGCGTATAGCGGATCATCTTTTCCAGCAGTCGTCTGCCCATCCCGAGTCCTTTCAGATCGGAGCGCACCAGCACCGAAAACTCCGCATCAATGTTATCGGCATCCGAGATCGCACGCGTCACACCAACAATCTCGTCATTCCCGTCGTGCTGTCGTACAGCAACAATGGCCATCTCTCGGTCATAGTCGATTTGGGTCATGTTGGCGAGATCCTCATGCGTGAACTCATTGATCTCACTGAAATAACGATAATAGAGATCTTCCTTCGTTACCTGAGCGATAAACGCGCGCAGTTGCGGTTCATCTTCCGGCAGGATCGGGCGGAACAGGCAATGTTGTCCATCTTTCAACTGCACCTGCTCTTCAAGGTGGTGTGGATAAGGGCGAATCGCCAGGCGTGCTTCGTTATGACCGGTAAATGGCGCGAGCTGCAGTGTGACATCCAGCAAGGTGAATTCATTCACGGAGGCCAGCAGCGGATGGATATCCAGCCGCTGGATCTCCGGGCAATCCACCACCAGGTTAGAAACCTGCACCAGAAGCTGGCTCAATCCCGCAATATCCAGTGGACGCAACGCACTGCGACTGCGCACTTTGCCGCTCTTCATCGCCTGAATCACCAGGTAACGCGCTAGCGTCATATTCAACGGGGGTAATGCCACTGCAGCCTGCTTATCCGGTTGCCACTCCACTCCGCCTTCACCCAGCATGATAATCGGACCAAACAACGGATCTTGTTCCACCACCACGCGTAATTCTTGTGCGCCGGCACGGTTTGCCATGCTTTGCACCAGTAAGCCATCGATACGCGCTTGTGGATGTGTATTGCGCACACGATCAAAAATCGCCTCAGCGGCCAGCTCAACTTCCGCAGCGCTGCGCAGATAAAGCATTACCCCCTGAACTTCAGACTTGTGTGGTATATCCGGTGAACGCAGCTTGAGTGCCACGGGGTAGCCAATCTGGTCGGCAATGCTGGCCGCTTCGCGACTGTCACTCGCAATCCAGGTCGGCAGCGTTGCTAATCCATAGGCTTGTAGCACCGGCTGGACTTCGTGGGTATCCAGAGTGTTAATATCCTGATCCAGCGCTTGTTGAATCAACTGGTGCGCCTGCGCGCTGTTTTGCGTCAGGCCGATCGGCAAGGCGGGTGTTTCACGCAGTTGTTTTTGGTTACGGCGATACTCTACCTGATGCATAAATGCGGTTACGGTACCTTCCGGTGTGCGCCAGGTGGGGATTCCGGCCTGAGTGAAAGCACGACGAGCGGCTTGTGACGAGTATTCGCCACACCAGTTAGTGAGCAGTGTTACCTGCTTGCCGCGAGGATGTTTAGCCACGGCCGCGATAATTTGTTCGGCCGTTTCACTGGCGGGAGACACGGCGCTCGGGGCATGGATAATCATTAATGCATCGAGTTCATGGCTATCCAGTAGTTGTTCTATGCAGGCAACATAGCGCGCTGGTGTGGCATCGTCCTTGAGATCCAGCGGATTACCGCGCCCAACGCCTTCCGGTAACAACGTGGCCAGGGCTTGTAAGGTCTCATTACTCAGCGTAGCCAGCTTTCCATTACGCGCGTACAGCTCATCCAGTGCTAAGGCTGCGGGGGCTGCGCCGTTGCTGATGATCATCAAACGATCACCGCGCAAGGGGCGCATATGGCTCAACGATTCCACCGCTGAAAACAGTTCATGCGTATCCTGTACGCGCAGCAAACCGGCACGCTGAATCGCGGCATCCCATGCGGCATCCAGCCCGCTAAGTGTGCCAATCATCGCTTGTGCCTGATGGCTGCGACCGCTTTTGATCACCAGAATCGGTTTATTGCGTGAGGCGCTACGAGAGGCCGAAACAAAACGGCGCGCATCACTGAGATGCTCTAAATAGAGCAAAATAGCGCTGGTTTTGCCGTCACGCGCCAGGAAATCCAGCAAATCATCAACATCAATATCCAGACTGTCGCCCAAAGCGATAAACCAGGAGAAGCCGAGATTGCGCTGCTGAGCCCAATCAAGAATGGTGTTGGAGACCGCCGCGGATTGAGAAATAAAGGCAATGCGTCCTTTTGCGATCGGCACCGGCGAGAAGCTGGCGTTCAATCCTTGCCAGGGGGCCAGCAATCCCAGACTGTTCGGGCCGAGCAGGCGAATTTGCCACTGGCTGGCACAGGCTTTCAATTCTTCCAACTGACTGGCGGGTGCGGAGAGAATGATGCAGGCTTTGCAGCCTTTTTCTCCCAACTGCTGCAGCAGTTCCAGATTGCGTTTGGCATGAGTACAGATAATGGCGAGATCGGGCGCGAACGGCAGGCTGGCAATATCCGGCCAGGCCAGCACACCGCTCACGGCTTTATACTTCGGCGTGACCGGTAGCACCGGACCGCTAAATCCGCCTGCCAGCAAATTACGCATCATAAAGTAGCCGGCGCGCCCCGGTGTAACTGACGCACCAATCACCGCGATTGATTTAGGTCGTAACAGTGCTTCCAGTCCGCGTTGGCTCATCATCCGCTCCCGACATCAAGATTGGCATGATTGTAAACGCTTTTTACTCTGCTTGCCGACTCGCCGATCGCAGGCTGAGGATCTCTTTAAGGTTCCAGCGCTTTAAATGGCCGATGTACTGCATATTCTGCTCGCTATGCCATGCTGAGATATCTCCATCACGCAGATGCATGAGATCAGCCGGACTGACCCAGCTCGCTTGTCCCTGAAGTAGCTCGACGCCTGCATGGCGATATCCTGCGATGACGAATTCTGAGCAGAAGAAGCGATTGGCTTGAGGATCGTCAACGTCGGCGAGTTGCACGCGCGCTAATGCAGTGAGACAGGCACTGCGTAGATTTTCATGCATCAGCGGCAGCTCGCAGACGCGGCGCGAAACCATAAACGGCATGAACATCACGATACCTTTGAAATTGTATTTTTTGCCTTGTTGCTGGTGGGCAAATTCGCGCAACAGCGAGCTTTGGTCTTGAGTGAGGCTGGGCACGCGTAGCACCAACAAGTTATTACTCTCCTCAATGGCCTGTTGCAGCGGAATGATTTTGACACCACTGCCCACGGCTTCCGCCACTAGTCGATCACCCAGATAGATTGCAGCATGGCTGACACCGCTGAAGCTGATCAGGCGAATGCCCCAGGATTGAGGCGAGGTGGCGGAGGAGAGCAGCAAATCACCGGGCTGCAATTCAGCAACGCTAATGATGCCACCTGGGCGTGTGCTAACGGATTGTAACTGCAGTGGGTAAGGGCGGTCAGTTTGCGGGGCCGTGCTGCAGCCCGCTATCAGCAGCACAACAAGCCACCAGACTTTCATAGCGCATCATCCTTATGTTGGGAGCCAACTCCATGGCGATGTGCGACTATAAATCAAACGGACAAGTTAAAAAATCAGGCGATCCCTACAGCACGCTTTCCTGATAGTGCACCGGATGATGCGGCTTGCCTGCCAGATAAGCGTGACGGAAATGCTCAAAATGCTGCTGTAACGCGCTTGCTGCCTCAACATCTCCCGCCTGTTCCAGCAGCGCGGCGGCCACTTCAGCGGTACAGTGCTGGCCCTCGCCGTGCGCTTCCCGCAGCGTGTAGCGCGACGGTGTGGAAACGTTGAGTGACATCACCGGGAACGCATCCAGCCAGGGGCTTTTGCGGAACATCTTGCGGGCTTCGGTCCAGGTGCCATCCAGCATAATAAATAGCGGTGGTTTGCCGGTGAGCGGAGGTGTGGTGAGCACTTCCCTGCCTGCATCGGCATACGAGCCCGGAAACACCACCAGTGGCTGATACTCGTCAGTTTTCACTGCGGCGAGCATCGCGTCATCAGGTTCGGTGCGTGACCAGCCAAACGCCAGCGTATCAGGCAGGATATCGGCGATCAGGCGTCCGGTATTACTGGGTTTCATTGGCTCGGTATCGAACATCACCAGACAAAAACGGCTGCGTGCTTGCTGCGGCTGCAGGGTGGCACACAGGCAATTTTTTTGTGGCAGCAGGCAACGCTGGCAGCGCAACACGCGATTGCCACGGGCAAGAAACGGGCGCGTAGCGCGTGCTAAACGTTGCGCACGTAAGCGCAGAACGGCATTTTCAGACATAGAATCGCAGGCAGGAAAAAACGCCAGTTTAATAGAAGGCTAATGGCAAGGCCAGCACAGGGGCTGGCCTGAGGTGCTTAAAGTGATTCGTCGAGCCACTCATTAAACGGCGCTTTGGGCATTGCTCCGTTTAACATGTCGACCATCTCACCCTTTTTGAACACCATAATGGTCGGGATACTGCGGATGCGGAAGCGTGAGCTAAGTGCCGGTTCGGCTTCCGTGTTCACTTTCACAAAGCGCACTTTACCGCGGCGTTCGTCAGCGACATCCTTAAAAACAGGCGCGAAGTTCACGCACGGTCCGCACCACGGTGCCCAGAAGTCGATCACCACGGGCAGATCGTCCTGCAAATATTTATCCAGCGTGGCTGCGGTAGCATTCACGACTTCACCATTGAAAAGCTCGTCGCCACAGCGACCACACTTGGCGCCATCGGCAATACGTTCCTCGGGAACGCGGTTAGTTGCCTGACAGGAGGCACATACAGTATTCATCGTCACCTCAAACCGGACCTGTAAATGTTATGATTGCCGAACATTATGAAAAGGTTGAGTGCTATGCTCAATCTGGATTACCCAATAGGTTCAATAGTTGATAGCTAAGCTCCAGCACATCAGGTAATCTTCGCGCTCTCAATGCAGGAGGAACAAATGAACGACGAATTTAAAGGCAAAAGCGGCAAGGTAAAAGTGATGTATGTACGTGATGAGGATGCAGGCCAAAAGCCCAATCCCCGTACCGGCAAAGGCGGCCGTCCTGCTGCGCGCCAGGAAGATAATCGTCGTTCTGGTCCTCGTACTGCACGTAATAATGAAGAAGGTGGCCGCAGCAGTGCAGGTGGTCGCGGAACGCCAGCGCGTGATGCACGCAACAGCGAGCGCGGTCGCAGCTTTGGCCGTCGTGACGATCGTGGCGATGACAACCGCAGCTTCGGTGATTCACCGTGGCGCACCGTTTCACGCCCACCGGTAGCGGACGATAGCCAGATTGATGAGGCCGCGAGCAACAAGCCGGTCATCGACCCCGAGCAGATTCGCCGTCAGCGTCAGGAAGAGACGCGCGTTTACGGTGAAAATGCCTGCCAGGCGCTGTTTGCCAGCCGTCCAGAGAGTATCGTGCGTGCCTGGTTTATCCAGAGCGTGACGCCACGCTTCCGCGAAACGCTGCGCTGGTTAGCGGCCAATCGTAAAGCCTACCACGTGGTGGATGATGCCGAGCTGACTAAGGCTTCAGGCACCGAACACCACGGCGGCGTGTGCTTCATCATCAAGAAGCGTATGGGCATGGAAGTCTCTGAGTGGCTGAAAAAAGCGGATACTAAGGATTGCGTGCTGGCGCTGGAAGATGTTAGCAACCCGCACAACCTCGGTGGCATCATGCGTAGCTGCGCGCACTTCGGCGTGAAAGGTTTGCTGGTTAACGATGCTTCACTGCTGGAGTCTGGCGCCGCTGTGCGCACGGCCGAGGGCGGTGCTGAGCATGTGCAGGCCATCAGTGGTGAAAGTTTTGCCAGCGGTCTGGAAGCTTTCCGCAAAGCGGGTTACACCATTGTGACGACTTCAAGCCATGAAGGCACGCCGCTGGCGAAAGCTGAGCTGCCAGCCAAAATGGTTCTGGTACTGGGCCAGGAGCGTGAAGGTCTGTCCGACAGCGCCTTCCAGCAGGGTGATATCAGCCTGTCGATTGGCGGTACCGGCAACGTCGAGAGTCTTAACGTCTCCGTTGCGACTGGCATTCTGCTTGCCGAATGGTGGCGCCAGAACGCATAAATGAAAACGGGCCGAAAGGCCCGTTTTTGTTTCTATCCTTTAGTGCGCACCACCGCCACCGCCCGCACCAAATGGCGGACGTGCAAACCACACCAGAACCAGCAAGATCAAAAATACTCCCGCTGATGCCCAGAAGATCTCATTCGCTGAGATAATCAGGCCCTGATTGGTAATTTGCTGTGCAATGTAGGCTGAAGCTTGCTGCTGCGTCATGCCCAAGCTTTGCAGTTGGTCATACATCTGCTGCGAATTCGGATTGAAGGGATTCACCGATTCCGACAGGTAGCTGTGGTGCATCGATTCACGATCCGTCCACATGGTGGTGGTGATCGACGTACCGATTGAACCGGCCAGCGTACGCACAAAGTTCGACAGGCTCGATGCTGCTGCCATACGCTCTGGCGGCAAGCCTGACAGCGTAATGGTGGTCAGTGGCATAAAGAAGCAGGCCACGGCAAAGCCCTGAATAAACTGCGGCCATGCCGACGCACCAAAATCCATCCCCGGCTCAAACGTATACGCGCGCCAGTAGAAACAGACGGCGTACATGATAAAGCTGAAGGTCACCAGCCGCCGCATGTCCAGCTTGTGGGCAAAGCGACCAATGATCGGCGACAGGATGACCGGAATGATGCCGACCGGCGCTGACGCCAAACCTGCCCAGGTGGCGGTGTAGCCGTATACCTCCTGCAGCAACTGGGGCAGCAACACGATCGAGCCGAAGTAAAGCATGTAAGCCAGACTGATCGACAAACAGCCGATGGTGAAGTTGCGCTTTTTAAACAGCGACAAATCGACAATCGGATGGTCGTCCGTTAGCTCCCACACCAACAGCACCGCCAGCGCCACCACGGCGACTACCGTGAGTACAATGATCTCCGTGGAGCCAAACCAGTCGAGTTCTTTACCCCGGTCGAGCATCACCTGCAGCGAACCAATCCCCACCACCAACAGCACCAGGCCGACGATATCAATCGGTCGGATTTCGGTTTTGGTTTCGCGTCCTCGCAGGGTTTGCAGAGTCAGCGCGACGACGACTACACCAATCGGAACGTTGATAAAGAAGATCCAACCCCAGTGGTAGTTATCACTGATCCAGCCGCCTAAAATCGGGCCGCAGATCGGGGCCACGATCACCGTCATCGCCCACAGCGAGAGCGCCACGCTGCGCTTGGCTGGCGGGTAGTTGTTCAGTAGCAAACTTTGCGACAGTGGAATCAACGGACCGGCGACCACACCCTGGATGATACGGAAGAAGATCAGCATCTCCAGACTCTCTGACATGCCGCAGGCCCATGAGGCCAGCACAAACAGAATGGTCGACCAGGTAAATAGCTTCACTTCACCGATACGTTTGGCTAACCAACCGGTAATCGGTATCGAGATGGCGTTTGCCACCCCGAATGAGGTAATCACCCAGGTGCCCTGTGAGTTCGAGGCACCAAGGTTACCGGCGATCGTCGGGATCGCCACGTTAGCAATGGTGGAGTCGAGAACCTGCATAAACGTCGCCAGGGATAAGGCGATGGTCATCAGGACTAACGGCGCACCTTCAAGCGGTTTTTGTGCCATCACAGCCTCCCGCGGAATTAATCGGCGTTGGCACGAACGATATCAGTAATCAGCTTGTTAACCGGCGCGAGGTCGATTGCCAATGCGTTACTTTCATACGCCGCTTGTGGACGCACGCTACTGGCCAGTGTGGCACCGTCTTTGTTTTGGGTATCCACTTTGACTAAGGTGGAGAGACCAATACGCAGTGGATGTTCAGCCACCTGTTGCGGGTCCAGCTCAATACGCACCGGTAAACGCTGAACCACTTTGATCCAGTTACCTGTCGCATTCTGTGCCGGCAGCAGAGAGAAGGCGCTACCCGTGCCCATATCCAGGCCGACAACTTTACCGTGATACTCCACGTCATCACCGTAAATATCACTGACCACGGTCGCAGGCTGACCGATGCGCACGCCGGAAAGCTGCGTTTCTTTGAAGTTGGCATCAATCCACAAATTAGTGGCAGGCACTACCGCCAGCAGCGGCGTGCTGGTGGAGATCTGCGAACCGACCTGAACACTACGACGTGAAATATAGCCATCCATTGGACTACGGATATCGGTACGCTGCAGCGCCAGCCAGGCATCACGCAATTCAGCCGCGCTTTGTTTGACGGCGGGTTGCTGTTCCAGATCGGTATTCAGGATCATCGCCTGATTCGCGTTGTACTGCTGCACGGCGACATCAAGTTGCGCTTTCGCCGTGGCCACGGCATCACGTGAGTGTTGCAGTTCTTCACGACCAATCAGGTTTGACGCACCCAGCGGCTCACGACGTTTCAGATCGGCTTCAGCCTGATCCAGAGCGGTCTGTTGCAGCTTGATGGTGGCCTGATACTGCTTGCCGTTGATCATCAATTGATGCGTCTGGCGGACGCTGGTGGCCAGTGCAGTCTGCGCTTTTTCAAACGCCTGCTCCGCATCGGTTTTATCCAGCGACACCAGAATGTCGCCTTTTTTCACGAAGTCAGTGTCATCGAACCAGACTTTATTCACGCTGCCGGAAACCTGTGCCATCACCTGCACCTGGTTACCTGCCACATAGGCGTCATCGGTTTCCTGGAAATGGCGCAGCACCAAATACCAGTAAGCCAGATACGCCACCCCAATCAATACAAACACGATAGCCAGCAGGATCAGCACACCTTTGCGCTTCTTCTTTTTATTCGCTGGCTGTTGCGGGCTTTGCGCTTCCGCGGTCGCACTCATGTTGTTCTCCACGTTTTCCATTTAGCCGGGCTGTGTTGATCCTTCAACACGGTTTCCCGAGTCGAAAAAGCCAGCGTATGAGACGCTGGCCGGATAAAAGGGGATTAAAATAGCGATTTCGGAAGGTGATTGTGTCGCACTTCTTGCTATTAGCGCGACAGGGAAGCGATAACCTGGTCTTCATCCATTTTATCAAGACGGTTAAGCAGCTTACGCGTAATCGCTTCCAGCTGATCCTGCTCGGATGTTGAGAGCGAAGACCACAGGTACTGCAGGCTCTGATGCTGTGGCGGCAGCAGCTGACGTAAGAATTCGTTACCTTTTTCTGTCAGGTGCAGATGCAGGCAGCGACGGTCATTATCGCTCTCGCGGCGCTCAATCCAGCCACGTTTTTCCAGCTCATCAGCAATACGTGTTGCATTAGTACGTGAGGAACCCAGCGCAGAACTCAGTTCAGAAGGCTGGATGCTCTGGTTTTCTTGCGCATCAAGTGTGATCAGCGCCATGAATAAGGTCTCATTAATTCCCTGCGCCTTCAACATCTTGTTGCGGTTATCCAGCAGTTTTCCCTGCATATGCATGCACAGACGAGTCAGGATGATTTCCTGCAACGGAAAATCTTTATGGCGGTTAGCACGGATGTTCAGCATCTGTTCAATGGGAGTAAACGAACTTTCCATTTTAAAAAAAACCTCTTAGTTGCAACTGGTATAGTAAGGATGGTGACAGATTAAGCGTAGTCATATTTTCCGCCAGTGATTGTTCGCACGATCACATTGTCAACATCTGGCGTTCCAGGTCGTTCCATAACCTTGGGCAGTTCGCCCTGACAATTTGCCACGCTGGATGGTTAGATTGTCATCAATTCGCATCATGAAATATTTTTAAGAAAAAATAATTTCGAGAGAAAAAATAACTCTGGTGAATAACTGTGCTGCTAACCATAACAAACTCAATCATCAATGAATAGTCTCACTCACGTGATTGGGTGGGTCTTTACGCTTTCTAAACACTTTCGCTGCGGATATTACATCACCAAATCAATGGGTTAATTAACTAAATTGTAACATTTACGGTATCAATACCGTACCAGTTAAAATGATGAATTGCATTCGTTGAGAGGATCTAACCTCAGATAGTGCAGAGATGCGTCTCGGCTTAGCCATATTCACAGCGGAAGAAAAACGAAGATAATCATTTGTGGTTAATAGTAACCCAAAAAATTATTTCAATGGTGTGTTAATTGACAGGACGTACCAGTGCGCTATAACGCACTAAATGTGCGGGGATGGTGGAGAAGAGCGACCAAAAGGCCGCTCTATAAGGGAAAGAGGATTACTTCGCCGCAGCCTGTGCGTCAGAAACCCACTTATCAAACTCGGCCTGATGGCCTTTGATCCAGCCGTCTACGTGGCTGTTAATGTCGGCTTCAGACGCGTGGCCCGCATGCATCGCCGCATTCTCCGCATTGATATCAGCCAGCGGCAGCTTCATTTCCGCAAACAGTTTTGCCGCCGCCGGGTTTTTCTCAGCCCAGGCTTTGTTAGCCACGATATGCATGGTGTTGACCGGGAAGCCATAGTTCATGCCGTTAGGCAGTTTGGTATCCACTTTGCTCTGCGCGCCCGGCATGGATGAGAACGGCACCTGCAGCCACACTACATCTTTGCCCGGTTTTAGCACATCACTTACCCAGTAAGGCGTCCAGGTATAATAAAGAATCGGTTTACCCTGTTTGAAGCGGGTAATGGTGTCGGCAATCATCGCCGAGTAGTTGCCCTGGTTGTGCTCAACGGTGTTGCTCAGTTTGAAGGCATCAATCTGGTGGTTAATCACCGCTTCACAGCCCCAGCCTGGTGTACAGCCGGTGAGGTCGGCTTTGCCATCTCCGTTGGTATCAAACAGCTTGGCGATCTTAGGATCTTTTAGCTGTTCAAGATTGGTGATGTGATACTGATCCGCTGTTTTCTTGTCGATCAAATAGCCTTGTGCCGCGCCGGTCACGTAAGTGCCCTCACGGTAGAATTTCTGATCGCCACCGGCAGCGGCGTACATGTCATCATGCAGTGGTTTCCAGTTGGTGGCGATAAAGGTGGCATCACCCGCCGCGATGGTGGTGTAAGCCACGTTGTAATCCACTTCGCTAGGCTTATCGACGGTGTAGCCCAGTTTTTCCAGCGCACGGCTCACCAGCAGCGTCTGGAAAGTCTCTTCGGAAATATTGCTCTGAGCGGGTTTAACCGTAATGCCTTTACCGGGCAGGTCGGCGGCGGACACGTGGGTTGCGGCAAACGTCGTCAGGACGGCGGCGAATAGAGCTGTCTTGCGCATAGTCATTCCTTATTTTACGTGTAGCGTCGGAGACGGACGGCCACGGCGGGCCGTCCAAAGAAATCAGACTTTTTTACTGAAGGGGCGTAATAGCAAGCCAACGGGGCCGGTGTTATACCAGTGGCGACTACCACGGCTGCGGCTGTCACGGCCAACAGATTGTGTCAGGCGGTCAAGAATAATCGCGAGGATAACGATACCGACACCGCCAACACTGGCGAGGCCCATATCCAGGCGACCAATACCGCGCAGGACCATCTGACCAAGACCGCCAACAGCGATCATCGAGGCGATCACCACCATCGACAGTGCCAGCATCAGTGTCTGGTTGACACCCGCCATGATGGTTGGCATCGCCAGCGGCAACTGCACTTTAAACAGCATCTGGCGGGGGCTGGCACCAAAGGACTCGCTGGCTTCAATAAGATCAGCGGGCACCTGTTTAATGCCAAGAATGGTCAGACGGACAATCGGCGGCAACGCAAAGATAATGGTCACCACCACACCAGGCACGTTACCGATACCGAACAGCATCACAATTGGCACCAGGTATACAAAGGCGGGTGTGGTCTGCATCGCATCCAGT is a window of Pantoea rwandensis DNA encoding:
- the proX gene encoding glycine betaine/L-proline ABC transporter substrate-binding protein ProX gives rise to the protein MRKTALFAAVLTTFAATHVSAADLPGKGITVKPAQSNISEETFQTLLVSRALEKLGYTVDKPSEVDYNVAYTTIAAGDATFIATNWKPLHDDMYAAAGGDQKFYREGTYVTGAAQGYLIDKKTADQYHITNLEQLKDPKIAKLFDTNGDGKADLTGCTPGWGCEAVINHQIDAFKLSNTVEHNQGNYSAMIADTITRFKQGKPILYYTWTPYWVSDVLKPGKDVVWLQVPFSSMPGAQSKVDTKLPNGMNYGFPVNTMHIVANKAWAEKNPAAAKLFAEMKLPLADINAENAAMHAGHASEADINSHVDGWIKGHQAEFDKWVSDAQAAAK